Proteins found in one Brachyspira murdochii DSM 12563 genomic segment:
- a CDS encoding leucyl aminopeptidase family protein has translation MKLKHTINFIKKHTVAIFVKVEKEEPKVCTFNEEYIKLFNGLVKDKYYSTSTPFAFAFASSTRVIFITYKEVKNYMYETWKNAGASLIKIMKDLHIDDIEVDMAELFSEIASEESYIQFCLGIMLASYSFDNYLGDKRLKEQPSIKNILLVSEHKKDTENAISKASQIANNIFWARDIINEPSNIINSLTFTDRAKKQAESRKITTTVLTEKELKQLNMNGILGVNAGSKNPPRVFIAQYKKAKAKKHILLVGKGITFDTGGMSLKPADSMLGMKDDMSGAAAVCGALFLISDMNLDANVTVICPLTDNKTGSGAINPGDILKMYNGVTVEVVNTDAEGRLILADALAYGIKKYNPDFVIDIATLTGACSIALGRNATGLMSNDRALASALKDAGDDTYERVWELPMFEEYKEQIKSDIADIKNTGGRYAGTITAAQFLSYFTEGAKWAHLDIACTSISDSNSKYLSKGATGVGVYLLAKTVEKLTDIERF, from the coding sequence ATGAAACTCAAACATACAATTAATTTTATAAAAAAACATACAGTAGCAATTTTTGTAAAAGTTGAAAAAGAAGAGCCTAAAGTGTGCACATTTAATGAAGAGTATATAAAGTTATTTAATGGCCTAGTAAAAGACAAATATTACAGCACTTCTACTCCTTTCGCATTTGCTTTTGCAAGCAGTACTAGAGTTATTTTTATTACATATAAGGAAGTAAAAAATTATATGTACGAAACTTGGAAAAATGCAGGTGCTTCTCTTATAAAAATTATGAAAGACTTGCATATTGATGATATAGAAGTAGATATGGCAGAATTATTTTCTGAAATAGCTTCAGAAGAATCATATATACAGTTCTGTTTGGGAATAATGCTTGCTTCATACAGCTTTGATAATTATTTGGGAGATAAAAGATTAAAAGAACAGCCTTCTATAAAAAATATACTTCTAGTTTCTGAACACAAAAAAGATACAGAAAATGCTATATCAAAAGCATCTCAAATAGCAAATAACATATTTTGGGCAAGAGATATTATTAATGAACCTAGTAATATTATCAACTCTTTAACATTTACAGACAGAGCCAAAAAACAGGCTGAAAGCAGAAAAATAACTACTACTGTATTAACAGAAAAAGAATTAAAACAATTAAATATGAACGGAATACTCGGAGTTAATGCAGGAAGTAAAAATCCTCCTAGAGTATTTATTGCTCAGTACAAAAAAGCAAAAGCTAAAAAACATATACTATTAGTAGGAAAAGGAATAACATTTGATACCGGCGGAATGTCATTAAAACCGGCTGACAGTATGCTTGGAATGAAAGATGATATGTCCGGAGCTGCGGCTGTTTGCGGAGCTTTATTTTTAATATCTGATATGAACTTAGACGCTAATGTTACAGTGATATGTCCTTTAACAGATAATAAAACTGGAAGCGGTGCAATTAATCCAGGAGATATATTAAAAATGTATAACGGCGTTACTGTAGAAGTTGTTAATACAGATGCTGAAGGAAGACTAATACTTGCTGATGCCCTAGCTTACGGAATAAAAAAATATAATCCAGACTTTGTAATAGATATTGCTACTTTAACAGGTGCATGTTCTATAGCTTTGGGAAGAAATGCTACTGGATTAATGTCTAATGACAGGGCTTTGGCTTCTGCTCTTAAAGATGCTGGCGATGATACTTATGAAAGAGTATGGGAGCTTCCTATGTTTGAAGAGTATAAAGAACAGATTAAATCTGATATAGCCGATATAAAAAATACTGGCGGAAGATATGCAGGTACTATAACAGCAGCTCAGTTCCTATCATACTTTACAGAAGGGGCTAAATGGGCTCATTTGGATATAGCATGCACTTCTATAAGCGATAGTAATTCAAAATATCTTTCAAAAGGTGCTACTGGCGTAGGAGTTTATCTTTTAGCAAAAACTGTAGAAAAACTCACAGATATAGAGAGATTTTAA
- the alaS gene encoding alanine--tRNA ligase yields MTHLELREKFKEFFKSKKHVIEKSSSLIPIDDPTLLFTTAGMLQFKPYYAGIKKAPYSRVATIQKCFRLSDLENIGKTARHHTFFEMFGNFCFMGDYFKKEAIEFAWEFSTQVIKLPIERIYVSIYEKDDDAFKIWNEHIGIPKEKIVRLGKKDNFWGPAGDSGACGPCSELYIDMGEEKGCGKPDCFVGCDCERYLEFWNLVFNEFFQDTDGNLSPLQNVGIDTGMGLERLCYIMQGVESNYQTDVMKPIVDAIIKKLNVKYEDKNKTKINLIADHLRALVFVLAEGCVPSNEGRGYVLRRLLRRALKTSSDLGHKGAFLNELTGAVIDVYKDIYDYLPKEEENIKRILKDEENKFLNTISAGMNKLYSVMEDNKDSKVIKGSDAFMLFDTYGLPFDITEEEANDHGFTVDRAGFEEAMEEQKKRSRGTGEDKKSKFGYVANFDTKYVGEDLNNLTNGVKAKVISVYNDNTVIVTDVSPFYGEMGGQVGDNGYIETSDKQTIKVTDTQKKENTIIHILENNNHSFKEGEEITLFVNADRRMAIRKNHTATHILQRVLELTLGNHVNQAGSYVCEDYLRFDFTHPDSISEETLLNIENKVNEVVFKSMPAVIKYMSKEEAISSGAKALFGEKYPDTVRILDIGDGFSVELCGGSHLTNTSEVGYFHIVSEGSAASGVRRIEAITGLKAANEATKLFSKVKNLAHILNASKIEEITIRAENLQNEVKKLQKDIKQLKTSGASVTSFMDNYEDLGGIRFYNLEFNEDIKEVRLYADTIKERVKDSIAVMISKTDSSNSILVQLTGSAVKEKKLSANNIIKDIIKTAGGRGGGKDTFAQGSIENIDKAKEEINKLKSTWL; encoded by the coding sequence ATGACACATTTAGAATTGAGAGAAAAATTCAAAGAGTTTTTTAAAAGCAAAAAACATGTAATAGAAAAATCATCATCACTTATACCAATAGATGATCCTACACTTCTTTTCACAACAGCGGGTATGCTTCAGTTCAAACCATATTATGCAGGAATAAAAAAAGCACCTTATTCAAGGGTAGCTACTATACAAAAATGCTTTAGACTTTCAGATTTGGAAAATATAGGAAAGACGGCAAGACATCATACTTTTTTTGAGATGTTTGGTAATTTCTGCTTTATGGGAGATTATTTTAAGAAAGAGGCTATTGAATTTGCTTGGGAGTTTTCTACTCAGGTAATAAAACTTCCTATTGAAAGAATATACGTTTCTATTTATGAGAAAGATGATGATGCTTTTAAGATTTGGAATGAGCATATAGGAATACCAAAAGAAAAGATAGTAAGACTAGGAAAAAAGGATAATTTCTGGGGACCTGCTGGAGATTCTGGGGCTTGCGGACCTTGCAGTGAGCTTTATATTGATATGGGAGAAGAGAAAGGCTGCGGTAAGCCGGACTGTTTTGTGGGCTGCGACTGTGAGAGATATTTGGAGTTTTGGAATTTAGTATTTAATGAGTTTTTTCAGGATACTGACGGCAATTTATCACCGCTTCAGAATGTGGGTATAGATACTGGAATGGGGCTTGAAAGACTTTGCTATATTATGCAGGGTGTTGAGAGTAATTATCAAACTGATGTTATGAAGCCTATAGTTGATGCTATTATAAAAAAACTTAATGTTAAATATGAAGATAAAAATAAAACAAAAATAAATTTAATAGCAGATCATTTAAGAGCATTGGTATTTGTTTTGGCAGAAGGATGCGTACCTTCAAATGAGGGAAGAGGATATGTTTTAAGAAGACTTTTAAGAAGAGCTTTGAAAACTTCAAGCGATTTGGGACATAAAGGGGCTTTCTTAAATGAGCTTACTGGTGCTGTTATAGATGTTTATAAAGATATATATGATTATCTTCCTAAAGAAGAAGAGAATATAAAAAGAATTTTAAAAGATGAAGAGAATAAGTTTTTAAATACAATATCTGCTGGTATGAATAAACTTTACAGTGTAATGGAAGATAATAAAGATAGTAAAGTGATAAAAGGTTCTGATGCATTTATGCTTTTTGATACTTACGGACTTCCTTTTGATATAACAGAAGAAGAAGCTAATGATCATGGCTTTACAGTTGACAGAGCTGGATTTGAAGAGGCTATGGAAGAGCAGAAAAAAAGAAGCAGAGGAACTGGAGAAGATAAAAAGTCAAAATTCGGATATGTAGCAAACTTTGACACTAAATATGTGGGTGAAGATTTAAACAATTTGACAAACGGTGTAAAAGCAAAAGTAATATCAGTATACAATGATAATACAGTTATTGTAACAGATGTTTCTCCTTTTTATGGAGAGATGGGCGGACAGGTTGGAGATAACGGATATATAGAGACTTCAGATAAGCAAACTATCAAAGTAACAGATACTCAGAAAAAAGAAAATACTATTATACATATACTTGAAAATAATAATCATTCATTTAAAGAAGGCGAAGAGATAACATTATTTGTTAATGCTGATAGAAGAATGGCTATAAGAAAAAATCATACGGCTACGCATATACTTCAAAGGGTATTAGAGCTTACACTTGGCAATCATGTAAATCAGGCTGGAAGCTATGTATGCGAAGACTATTTGAGATTTGACTTTACTCACCCAGATTCTATATCCGAAGAAACTTTGCTTAATATAGAAAATAAGGTTAATGAAGTAGTTTTCAAATCGATGCCGGCTGTAATTAAATACATGTCTAAAGAAGAGGCTATATCATCTGGAGCTAAGGCATTGTTTGGTGAGAAATACCCTGATACTGTTAGAATACTTGATATAGGAGACGGATTTTCAGTAGAGCTTTGCGGAGGAAGTCATTTGACAAATACATCGGAAGTTGGTTATTTCCATATAGTAAGTGAAGGTTCTGCTGCAAGCGGAGTAAGACGTATAGAGGCTATTACAGGTTTAAAAGCTGCTAATGAGGCTACAAAACTCTTTAGTAAAGTAAAAAACTTGGCACATATACTTAATGCTTCAAAAATAGAAGAAATTACTATAAGAGCTGAAAATCTTCAAAATGAAGTGAAAAAACTGCAGAAAGATATTAAGCAGTTAAAGACTTCTGGAGCTTCAGTTACTTCATTTATGGATAATTATGAAGATTTAGGCGGTATTAGATTCTATAATTTAGAGTTTAATGAAGATATAAAAGAAGTAAGGCTTTATGCTGATACTATAAAAGAGAGAGTAAAAGACAGTATTGCTGTTATGATAAGTAAAACTGACTCTTCAAACTCTATACTTGTTCAGCTTACAGGAAGTGCTGTAAAAGAAAAGAAATTATCTGCAAATAATATTATAAAAGATATTATTAAAACTGCAGGCGGAAGAGGCGGCGGAAAAGATACCTTCGCACAAGGCTCTATAGAAAATATAGATAAGGCAAAAGAAGAAATTAATAAATTAAAGAGTACATGGTTATAA
- a CDS encoding lysophospholipid acyltransferase family protein encodes MAYKSHRTIMLEYIPLRILMEIMAIMPYIVIILFAKLVGTLMYYFAPSARRIALINLKQAFPNKSFHERKKIAKRSMKSMIMTFAEFIKSSRMSNEEILKRIKIEGQDIFDEAMHKKDRGIIAITGHIGNWEYIAFYFAIKGYHPSVIVRPLDNPKLDVYMKSWREKRGMKCISRWGDLREIFYALNDNSPVAFLSDQNYLDGIFVDFFGCPCATATGPIAIAMKTGSPIAIVYSVPDRYGHHKIVVSEIMYIEEKETKEETIRHNTQRYTKKLEEIIAKYPENWLWVHPRWNTRPKGEPEVFYKHNNYK; translated from the coding sequence TTGGCTTATAAATCACATAGAACTATAATGCTTGAGTATATTCCATTAAGAATATTAATGGAAATAATGGCTATTATGCCATATATTGTTATTATATTATTTGCGAAATTAGTTGGTACTTTGATGTATTATTTTGCTCCAAGTGCTAGGCGTATAGCTTTAATTAATTTGAAGCAGGCTTTTCCAAATAAAAGTTTTCATGAACGAAAAAAGATAGCCAAGCGTTCTATGAAGTCTATGATTATGACTTTTGCCGAGTTTATAAAATCTTCAAGAATGTCTAATGAAGAAATATTAAAAAGGATAAAAATAGAAGGGCAGGATATCTTTGATGAGGCAATGCATAAAAAAGACAGAGGTATTATAGCTATTACAGGACATATAGGAAACTGGGAGTATATAGCTTTTTATTTTGCTATTAAAGGCTATCACCCTAGCGTTATAGTAAGACCTTTAGATAATCCTAAATTAGATGTGTATATGAAGTCTTGGAGAGAAAAAAGAGGCATGAAATGTATATCAAGGTGGGGAGATTTAAGGGAAATATTCTATGCTTTAAATGACAATAGTCCTGTTGCATTTCTATCAGACCAAAATTATTTAGACGGTATATTTGTTGATTTTTTTGGCTGTCCATGTGCTACAGCTACAGGTCCTATTGCTATAGCTATGAAAACTGGAAGTCCTATTGCTATCGTATACAGTGTTCCAGACAGATATGGGCATCATAAAATAGTGGTGTCTGAGATAATGTATATAGAAGAGAAAGAAACAAAAGAAGAAACAATTAGGCATAATACTCAAAGATATACAAAAAAACTTGAAGAGATAATTGCTAAATATCCGGAGAATTGGCTTTGGGTGCATCCTAGATGGAATACCAGACCTAAGGGAGAGCCTGAGGTATTTTATAAACATAATAATTATAAATAA
- a CDS encoding SDR family NAD(P)-dependent oxidoreductase, with protein MYREDISGRLAFVSGASAGIGEAAARMLASNGVNLILAARRIERLESLKNQLEKEYDVKINIIKLDFSKTEDIVKAVDSIENKNIDILINNAGLALGKDLYYNNSLEDALQMVRVNCEGLIVLTRLLMPYILKSKYGHIVNLSSTAADEAYSGGAIYCATKSFVEMFGDSIRVELIDKPVKVTNIKPGAVNTEFSTVRFKGDKEKADNVYKGFIPLYAEDIADNIEYVLTRRSHVQISSMTIMAENQGSATIIHRDNK; from the coding sequence ATGTATAGAGAAGATATAAGCGGAAGATTGGCATTTGTTTCTGGGGCTAGTGCTGGTATTGGAGAGGCTGCAGCTAGAATGCTTGCTTCTAATGGGGTTAATCTTATACTTGCAGCCAGAAGAATAGAAAGACTTGAAAGTTTGAAAAATCAGCTTGAAAAGGAATATGATGTAAAAATAAATATTATAAAGTTAGACTTCTCTAAAACCGAAGATATTGTAAAGGCAGTTGATAGTATTGAAAATAAAAATATAGATATACTTATAAATAATGCCGGTTTGGCTTTAGGTAAGGATTTGTATTATAATAATAGTTTGGAAGATGCTTTGCAGATGGTAAGGGTAAACTGTGAGGGTTTAATAGTATTAACCAGACTTTTAATGCCTTATATATTAAAAAGTAAATACGGTCATATAGTAAATTTATCTTCTACTGCTGCCGATGAAGCCTATAGCGGAGGTGCTATTTACTGTGCCACAAAATCATTTGTAGAGATGTTCGGAGACAGCATAAGAGTAGAATTAATAGATAAGCCTGTTAAAGTAACAAATATTAAGCCGGGTGCAGTTAATACAGAGTTTTCTACTGTGAGATTTAAAGGCGACAAAGAAAAGGCAGATAATGTATATAAAGGATTTATTCCTTTATATGCTGAAGATATAGCCGATAATATAGAGTATGTATTAACACGCAGAAGCCATGTTCAAATATCAAGCATGACTATTATGGCAGAAAATCAAGGCAGTGCTACAATAATACATAGAGATAATAAATAA
- a CDS encoding Do family serine endopeptidase: protein MEQKKRSFMFFLNLGLTFTLVGIIISFFIFSYEKNYKKDEFLVHAQSAPEKTAFTGSLDGALEVEGAIREVVDKNMPAVVNISTEIEAGQTQEDRYADEFFRFFFGDQVPRQRRSQKSLGSGFIINEDGYVLSNYHVVKGATKIMITLYGEDGELPAQLIGYDEAYDLALLKIEGNDRVFPYVALGDSDAIEPGEFAIAIGNPYGLNNTVTFGIVSAKGRSDVGANKYQRYIQTDVAINPGNSGGPLFNIHGQVIGINTLIYSTSGGSIGIGFATPINLATSVMTDLKENGRVTRGYLGIYLQDIDENLSRGLNVKQNSGVYVSEVIPDSPASKGGLQDGDIIIEFDGERMTRSGDLFNKVATTKVGKEVTVKYLRNGRERSTKIVIEARVEDENVVPSRQSQNNSQGSTRSWMGLDVSNITPEISQRLQIRSNERGVVVLNMTQNSKAYQAGLRPGDVIKAINGITISSTDDYDKFVASYGNDKSFTITIKRARMTYVIIIE, encoded by the coding sequence ATGGAGCAAAAAAAACGTTCATTTATGTTCTTTTTAAATCTTGGGCTTACATTCACTTTGGTAGGTATAATTATTTCTTTCTTTATATTTTCATATGAGAAAAACTATAAAAAAGATGAGTTTTTAGTTCATGCACAGTCAGCACCTGAAAAGACTGCTTTTACTGGGTCATTAGACGGTGCTTTAGAGGTTGAAGGAGCTATAAGAGAGGTTGTTGATAAGAACATGCCGGCTGTAGTTAATATATCTACAGAAATTGAAGCAGGTCAAACTCAAGAAGACAGATATGCTGATGAGTTTTTTAGATTTTTCTTTGGAGACCAAGTTCCTAGACAAAGAAGAAGTCAAAAATCATTAGGAAGCGGTTTTATTATTAATGAAGATGGTTACGTACTTTCAAATTACCATGTCGTTAAAGGTGCTACAAAAATAATGATAACTCTTTACGGAGAAGACGGAGAATTGCCTGCTCAGTTAATAGGATATGATGAGGCTTATGATTTGGCTTTATTAAAAATAGAAGGTAATGACAGAGTTTTCCCTTATGTTGCTTTGGGAGACAGCGATGCTATAGAGCCGGGTGAGTTTGCCATTGCTATAGGAAACCCTTACGGACTTAATAATACTGTTACTTTCGGTATTGTTAGTGCTAAAGGAAGAAGCGATGTCGGAGCTAATAAATATCAAAGATATATACAAACAGACGTTGCTATAAACCCTGGTAATTCCGGAGGTCCTTTATTTAATATTCATGGTCAGGTAATAGGTATAAACACATTAATATATTCTACTTCAGGCGGAAGCATTGGTATAGGTTTTGCCACTCCTATTAATTTAGCTACTTCTGTTATGACAGATTTAAAAGAAAATGGAAGAGTTACAAGAGGATATTTAGGTATATACTTACAGGATATTGATGAGAACTTATCAAGAGGTCTTAATGTTAAACAAAACAGCGGAGTTTATGTAAGCGAAGTTATACCAGACTCTCCTGCTTCTAAAGGCGGTTTGCAGGACGGTGATATTATCATAGAGTTTGACGGCGAGAGAATGACTAGGTCTGGAGATTTATTTAATAAAGTAGCTACTACAAAAGTAGGTAAAGAAGTTACAGTTAAATATTTAAGAAACGGAAGAGAAAGAAGTACTAAAATAGTTATAGAAGCAAGAGTTGAAGATGAGAATGTTGTTCCTAGCAGACAGTCTCAAAATAACTCTCAGGGAAGTACTCGTTCTTGGATGGGATTAGATGTTTCAAATATTACACCTGAAATATCTCAAAGACTTCAGATAAGAAGCAATGAAAGAGGCGTTGTAGTTCTTAATATGACTCAGAACTCTAAAGCATATCAGGCTGGACTTAGACCGGGAGACGTTATTAAAGCTATTAATGGTATCACTATTTCAAGTACAGATGATTATGATAAATTTGTTGCATCTTATGGAAATGATAAGTCATTTACAATCACTATAAAACGTGCAAGAATGACTTATGTTATAATAATAGAATAG